One genomic region from Motacilla alba alba isolate MOTALB_02 chromosome 5, Motacilla_alba_V1.0_pri, whole genome shotgun sequence encodes:
- the MYRF gene encoding myelin regulatory factor isoform X7, whose amino-acid sequence MNPPFSNPHLLRTMTPENMCHMTPPSRLEHPPPPPPPPPPPHLQGPPPPPPPPPHPLQPPHNSHFPGLQRDMFLKAEPLMPPYSVGPGMAPAELHHAQQSQMLHQLLQQHGADLPVHPAKKRKHSESPPNTLNAQMLNGLIKQEPGMGSVPLNPDRVQTPPWHQPGALSPGLIQDNDSLNGSYLDPNFQSIKWQPHQQNKWATLYDANYKELPMLTYRVDADKGFNFSVGDDAFVCQKKNHFQVTVYIGMLGDPKYVKTPEGLKPLECFYLKLHGVKLEALNQSINIEQSQSDRSKRPFNPVTVNLPPEQVTKVTVGRLHFSETTANNMRKKGKPNPDQRYFMLVVALQAHAQNQNYTLAAHISERIIVRASNPGQFESDSDVLWQRAQLPDTVFHHGRVGINTDRPDEALVVHGNVKVMGSLMHPSDVRVKEDIQEVDTTEQLKRISRMRLVHYNYKPEFAATVGIDSTSETGVIAQEVKEILPEAVKDTGDLVFSNGKTLENFLVVNKERIFMENVGAVKELCKLTDNLETRIDELERWSHKLAKLKRLDSMKSTVSSGAFSQTGSQFSRAGSVPHKKRPHKVTSKSPSVVPEQACISQRFLQGTIIALVIIMAFSVVSMSTLYVLSLRSEEDLVDIDGSFAVPTACLLALFRHGGPGIPVALCPRNLERCSGTRSSQNIDKTQIVRSTAASNGAGSRTPPEHVPDETHGIALGIPGRGVLACFSPPCFSTCCSVAPTGISSTVPSETSPAHATNRTDQSQPSLLPVTNIKAKSRGITGKSTSYTKWPKTPDRSQSFGSPNASPSSPFSHIQGKSKYISNLSLSRSNSRQQRSLRQPVSERPRTEQPGTDGPSPVLQSIRILEINLAIHSQYCAAADACRTGNFSYRIPVSQQTAVNTNLTLEMNSSSTVSISLCALVSSDPCQDAVSRNSSTDSTEAQDTTHRWPLVMLSFREFSYHFRVAQPGRADCSTSLEQLGHLFTDYYFQFYWLCE is encoded by the exons ATGAACCCGCCATTCTCCA aTCCTCACCTCCTCCGGACCATGACTCCCGAAAATATGTGTCACATGACTCCCCCTTCCCGCCTGGAGCACCCTCCTCctccgccgcctcctcctccaccccctCACCTCCAGGGTCCCCCTCCGCCGCCCCCACCGCCCCCTCACCCCCTCCAGCCGCCGCACAATTCCCACTTTCCCGGCCTGCAGCGGGATATGTTCCTGAAGGCCGAGCCCCTGATGCCTCCGTACAGCGTCGGGCCGGGCATGGCGCCCGCCGAGCTCCACCATGCCCAGCAATCCCAGATGCtgcaccagctcctccagcagcacggAGCAGA CCTCCCGGTGCATCCCGCCAAGAAGCGGAAACACTCCGAGTCCCCCCCCAACACCCTCAATGCCCAGATGCTCAACGGGCTGATCAAGCAGGAGCCGGGAATGGGATCGGTGCCGCTCAATCCCGATCGCGTCCAGACGCCTCCCTGGCACCAGCCGGGAGCGCTCTCTCCAG GCCTGATTCAGGATAACGACAGCCTGAACGGCTCCTACCTGGATCCCAACTTCCAGTCCATCAAGTGGCAGCCACACCAGCAGAACAAGTGGGCAACTCTGTACGATGCCAACTACAAGGAGCT CCCGATGCTCACGTACCGCGTGGATGCCGACAAGGGCTTCAACTTCTCCGTGGGAGACGACGCCTTCGTGTGCCAGAAGAAGAACCACTTCCAGGTCACCGTGTACATCGGAATGCTCGGCGATCCCAAGTACGTGAAGACCCCCGAGGGCCTGAAACCCTTGGAATGCTTCTACCTGAAGCTGCACGGAGTGAAG CTCGAGGCCTTGAACCAGTCCATCAACATCGAGCAGTCGCAGTCAGACCGCAGCAAACGGCCCTTCAACCCCGTCAC gGTGAACCTCCCCCCAGAGCAGGTCACCAAGGTCACTGTGGGGCGGCTGCACTTCAGCGAGACCACGGCCAAcaacatgaggaaaaaaggcaaacccAACCCGGACCAGAG gTACTTCATGCTGGTGGTGGCCCTGCAGGCACACGCCCAGAACCAGAACTACACGCTGGCAGCCCACATCTCCGAGCGGATCATCGTCCGG GCTTCCAACCCGGGGCAGTTTGAGAGTGACAGTGACGTGCTGTGGCAGCGGGCGCAGCTCCCGGACACAGTGTTCCACCACGGCCGCGTGGGAATCAACACGGACCGCCCGGATGAAGCCCTGGTGGTCCATGGCAACGTGAAGGTCATGGGGTCCCTGATGCACCCTTCGGATGTCCGAGTGAAAGAGGACATCCAGGAG GTGGACACCACGGAGCAGCTGAAGCGGATCTCCAGGATGAGGCTGGTGCACTACAACTACAAACCCGAGTTTGCAGCCACGGTGGGCATTGACAGCACCTCTGAGACAG GTGTCATCGCTCAGGAAGTGAAGGAGATTCTGCCGGAAGCTGTGAAGGACACTGGGGACCTGGTCTTTTCCAATGGGAAAACCCTGGAGAACTTCCTGGTGGTGAACAAG GAGCGGATCTTCATGGAGAACGTGGGAGCCGTGAAGGAGTTGTGCAAGCTCACAGATAACCTGGAGACACGGATCGATGAGCTGGAAAGGTGGAGCCACAAGCTGGCCAAGCTCAAGAGGCTGGACAGCATGAAGTCAACTGTGAGCTCTGGAGCCTTCAG CCAAACTGGGAGCCAGTTCAGCCGAGCAGGAAGCGTGCCCCACAAAAAGAGACCCCACAAAGTCACCAGCAAG TCTCCGTCGGTTGTCCCGGAGCAGGCCTGCATCAGCCAGCGCTTCCTTCAGGGCACCATCATAGCCCTGGTCATCATCATGGCATTCAG cGTGGTGTCCATGTCCACACTCTACGTGCTGAGCCTGCGCAGCGAGGAGGATCTCGTGGACATCGATGG CTCCTTTGCTGTACCCACTGCCTGTCTCCTGGCCCTCTTTCGGCACGGGGGTCCCGGAATTCCGGTCGCTCTGTGTCCACG AAACCTGGAGCGATGCTCAGGGACAAG GTCAAGCCAGAACATCGACAAGACGCAGATCGTGCGATCCACGGCCGCATCCAACGGAGCCGGCAGCAGGACCCCCCCAGAGCACG tcCCGGATGAGACACATGGAATAGCCCTTGGCATTCCCGGTCGCGGTGTGCTGGCCTGTTTCAGCCCTCCCTGTTTTTCCACGTGCTGCTCCGTTGCTCCCACTGGCATCTCCTCCACCGTCCCCTCGGAGACCAGCCCTGCCCATGCCACCAACCGGACAG ACCAAAGccagccctccctcctgccagtGACAAATATCAAAGCCAAATCCAGGGGCATCACCGGGAAATCCACCTCCTACACCAAGTGGCCAAAGACTCCTGACAGGTCTCAGAGCTTCGGCAGCCCCAATGCCagcccctcctcccccttctcccaCATCCAGGGCAAATCCAAGTACATCTCCAACCTCTCGCTCTCCCGCAGCAACTCCCGGCAGCAGCGCAGCCTCCGGCAGCCGGTGAGCGAGCGGCCCCGCACGGAGCAGCCCGGCACGGATG GGCCAAGCCCGGTGCTGCAATCCATCCGGATCCTGGAGATCAACCTGGCCATCCATTCCCAGTACTGCGCCGCTGCCGACGCCTGCAG GACTGGGAATTTCAGCTACCGCATCCCTGTGAGCCAGCAGACGGCCGTCAACACCAACCTGACCCTGGAGATGAa ctcctcctccactgTGTCCATCTCCCTTTGTGCCCTTGTCTCCAGTGATCCCTGCCAGGATGCTGTGAGCAGGAACAGCTCCACTGACTCCACAGAGGCACAG gacACCACGCACCGCTGGCCCCTGGTGATGCTGTCCTTCCGGGAGTTTTCCTACCACTTCCGAGTGGCGCAGCCG GGCCGAGCCGACTGCAGCacttccctggagcagctgggacacctCTTCACTGACTATTACTTCCAGTTCTACTGGCTCTGTGAGTGA